One stretch of Podospora bellae-mahoneyi strain CBS 112042 chromosome 2, whole genome shotgun sequence DNA includes these proteins:
- a CDS encoding hypothetical protein (EggNog:ENOG503NWX7; COG:A), translated as MAYTDDAVLSKLSALNETHESIATTAQWIMFHRRHAAQTVNLWLGKLKDLPPPKRLNMIYLANEVTQQSKARHKEDFIIAFAPIIAEATASAYKGANSEVQNKLRRVVDVWRDRSVFDRETIQGLYERMGELDKSRPTNNGGTFGGSGFHSSGPPVPSELMPLVAQHQAVTKSATPMKAALSNAQTEYEKLSDPATAQATVLPLQAARLNGLLKNLANAEGAVAESLRTRKEMIRSLEKLLAENQNALQQEEAQMKLLSGRRTEIEHKKNQVEATILGGQVTKQEDRTSTEPEPPQFEALTPPPQSDADDEHVRNDPIKTEQNGNNGVPQQTPTFPVVAPGIEMLSSVAANYQAVPINGSNKKRKVAPSDDFLDLENDGIDEDVKEMLRKDGQSA; from the exons ATGGCATATACCGATGATGCCGTGTTGTCGAAGCTCTCGGCTCTAAACGAGACGCACGAGAGCATCGCAACGACAGCTCAGTGGATCATGTTCCACAG GCGCCATGCAGCCCAGACAGTCAACCTGTGGCTTGGTAAACTGAAAGACCTACCACCGCCCAAGAGGCTCAACATGATTTATCTTGCCAATG AGGTGACTCAGCAGAGTAAGGCTCGCCACAAGGAGGATTTCATCATTGCCTTTGCCCCTATTATCGCCGAGGCCACGGCGTCGGCATATAAGGGTGCCAATTCCGAGGTTCAGAATAAGCTTCGCAGAGTTGTGGATGTCTGGAGGGATCGCAGCGTCTTTGACAGAGAGACTATCCAGGGCTTGTATGAGCGCATGGGAG AACTTGACAAATCACGCCCTACTAACAATGGCGGTACCTTTGGCGGCTCTGGTTTCCACTCGTCAGGCCCACCTGTTCCCTCTGAGCTCATGCCGTTGGTTGCTCAACACCAGGCCGTCACTAAAAGTGCCACTCCCATGAAAGCCGCTCTCAGCAACGCCCAGACAGAGTACGAGAAGCTTTCCGACCCAGCCACCGCACAGGCGACGGTGCTGCCTCTTCAGGCGGCTCGTCTGAATGGGTTGCTCAAGAACCTGGCCAACGCCGAGGGTGCTGTTGCGGAGAGCCTGCGCACCCGAAAGGAGATGATTAGAAGCCTAGAGAAGCTTTTGGCCGAGAACCAGAACGCTCtccagcaggaggaggctcaGATGAAGCTGCTCAGCGGCCGTAGGACTGAGATTGAGCACAAGAAGAACCAGGTCGAGGCAACCATCCTTGGCGGCCAGGTCACCAAACAGGAGGATAGAACCTCTACCGAGCCCGAGCCTCCTCAGTTTGAGGCACTGACGCCACCTCCCCAGAGCGATGCCGACGATGAGCACGTTCGGAACGACCCTATCAAAACCGAGCAGAATGGCAACAATGGCGTGCCTCAGCAGACCCCCACATTTCCAGTAGTTGCCCCGGGGATTGAAATGCTGTCTAGCGTTGCTGCAAACTACCAAGCTGTACCTATCAACGGGTCCAATAAGAAGCGCAAGGTAGCGCCGTCGGATGACTTCCTGGATCTTGAAAACGATGGCATTGACGAGGATGTTAAGGAGATGTTGCGGAAGGATGGTCAGAGTGCCTGA
- the CMD1 gene encoding calmodulin (COG:T; EggNog:ENOG503NVWG) — translation MADSLTEEQVSEFKEAFSLFDKDGDGQITTKELGTVMRSLGQNPSESELQDMINEVDADNNGTIDFPEFLTMMARKMKDTDSEEEIREAFKVFDRDNNGFISAAELRHVMTSIGEKLTDDEVDEMIREADQDGDGRIDYNEFVQLMMQK, via the exons ATG GCCGACTCTCTAACCGAGGAGCAGGTTTCTGAGTTCAAGGaggccttctccctcttc GACAAGGACGGTGATG GACAAATCACTACTAAGGAGTTGGGCACCGTTATGCGTTCGCTGGGACAGAACCCTTCCGAGTCAGAGCTCCAGGATATGATCAACGAGGTCGATGCGGACAACAACGGCACCATCGATTTCCCAG AGTTCCTTACTATGATGGCTAGGAAGATGAAGGATACAGACTCCGAGGAGGAAATCCGTGAAGCTTTCAAG GTGTTCGATCGCGATAATAACGGCTTCATCTCGGCTGCCGAGTTGCGTCACGTCATGACCTCCATTGGCGAGAAGCtcaccgacgacgaggttgatgagatgatCAGGGAGGCTGATCAAGACGGTGATGGTCGCATTGACT ATAACGAGTTCGTGCAGCTCATGATGCAGAAGTAA
- the LST8 gene encoding TOR complex subunit lst8 (EggNog:ENOG503NTXM; BUSCO:EOG092638XA; COG:S), with translation MSVILCTAGYDHTIRFWEALSGICSRTIQHPDSQVNRLCISPDKRYLAAAGHHTVKLFDIRSTNPAPLLVFEGHTGNITGVAFHCEGKWMVTSSEDGTVKIWETRTGTIQRSYNHGSPANDVVIHPNQGEIISCDRAGSIRLWDLAENTCSHQLIPEEDVSVTSVTVATDGTLLCAANTVGNVFVWRLEQQYERTTLVPLTQFSAHSSHYITRILLSPDVKKLATCSADHTAKIWEVKEMEPQGPDSEPRPFPLEATLTGHQRWVWDCAFSADSAYLVTACSDHYARLWELHSQQIIRQYNGHHRGAVCVALNDYSEAR, from the exons ATGTCCGTTATTCTATGCACCG CGGGTTACGACCACACAATACG ATTCTGGGAAGCTCTATCGGGCATCTGCTCCCGAACGATCCAACATCCTGATTCGCAGGTCAACCGACTCTGCATCTCACCAGACAAGCGCTACCTCGCTGCTGCCGGCCACCACACCGTAAAGCTTTTCGATATCCGATCGACCAACCCTGCGCCACTTCTCGTCTTCGAGGGCCACACGGGCAACATCACAGGTGTTGCATTCCACTGCGAGGGAAAATGGATGGTCACGAGCTCTGAGGATGGAaccgtcaagatctgggagaCGAGGACTGGCACAATACAGCGCAGCTACAACCATGGATCCCCTGCGAATGACGTCGTAATTCATCCCAACCAGGGTGAAATCATCAGCTGTGACCGCGCTGGCAGCATCCGACTGTGGGATCTGGCCGAGAATACCTGCTCACACCAACTAATCCCAGAGGAAGATGTGTCTGTGACAAGTGTCACCGTGGCAACCGATGGGACCCTTCTCTGCGCCGCAAACACTGTT GGAAATGTCTTCGTCTGGCGACTCGAACAGCAATATGAGCGCACCACTCTTGTACCCCTAACCCAATTCTCAGCACACAGCAGTCACTACATCACCCGCATTCTCCTCTCGCCCGACGTCAAGAAATTGGCAACATGCAGCGCGGATCATACTGCAAAGATCTGGGAGGTCAAAGAGATGGAACCCCAGGGTCCAGATAGTGAACCACGACCGTTCCCTCTCGAAGCCACACTCACTGGCCACCAAAGATGGGTTTGGGACTGTGCTTTCAGCGCCGATAGTGCGTACCTCGTCACTGCATGCAGCGATCATTACGCTCGCCTTTGGGAGCTTCACAGTCAACAAATCATCAGACAGTACAACGGCCACCATCGTGGCGCCGTCTGCGTGGCCCTCAATGACTACTCGGAGGCCAGATAG
- the tlg2 gene encoding t-SNARE affecting a late Golgi compartment protein 2 (COG:U; EggNog:ENOG503NYTG): protein MWRDRTNLYISYRQSYAHHPAQRNRYGPSTVGERFGGSSGASTGVLFSADEDRRGLLSAGAYDVDDGDAVIEMDLLPPRWADVSDEVSEILADIAQKSQKLERLHQKHVLPGFNDEDTKKAEEREIEKLTQAITKGFHDCHGCIQRIEQMVREGKQTGQMSKADETMAKNIQVNLATRVQEASSLFRKKQSNYLKKLKGMSGLISPMDQTSTSLTGGEPSLMESDADRTYSQATLQAATHQKLLHSNDAAIAQREREIEEIAQGIIDLANLFRDLQTMVIDQGTMLDRIDYNVESMSSDVKEAAKELKVAEGYQKKTIKRKIILLLLLLIAAVIILLVIKPKNHGGSPPSPPPSEDD, encoded by the exons ATGTGGCGAGACCGCACAAATCT CTACATTTCGTACCGGCAGTCCTACGCCCACCACCCGGCACAACGAAATCGATATGGGCCATCCACCGTGGGCGAGCGCTTCGGCGGAAGCAGCGGCGCAAGCACAGGAGTGCTCTTCTCGGCAGACGAGGACCGCAGGGGGCTGTTATCTGCTGGAGCGTACGATGTGGACGATGGCGATGCCGTGATCGAAATGGACTTGCTTCCCCCACGATGGGCCGACGTGTCAGACGAAGTCAGCGAGATCTTGGCCGATATTGCGCAAAAGAGCCAGAAGCTGGAACGGCTGCATCAGAAACATGTGCTGCCGGGGTTCAACGACGAGGACACCAAAAAGGCCGAGGAAAGAGAGATTGAGAAGTTGACGCAGGCCATCACGAAGGGATTTCACGACTGCCACGGATGCATACAACGGATAGAGCAGATGGTTCGTGAGGGCAAACAGACGGGCCAGATGAGCAAGGCCGACGAGACTATGGCCAAGAATATTCAGGTGAACTTGGCCACCAGGGTGCAGGAAGCGAGTTCGTTGTTTAGGAAGAAGCAGAGCAATTATCTGAAGA AACTCAAGGGCATGTCTGGACTGATAAGCCCGATGGACCAAACGTCGACATCATTAACTGGGGGTGAACCATCTCTTATGGAATCTGATGCGGATAGAACTTATTCGCAAGCTACACTGCAGGCAGCTACACACCAGAAACTTCTCCACTCAAACGACGCTGCCATTGCGCAACGCGAGCGAGAGATTGAGGAGATCGCACAGGGCATTATCGACTTGGCGAATTTGTTCCGCGACTTACAAACGATGGTCATTGACCAGGGCACCATGCTGGACAGGATAGACTACAATGTCGAATCCATGTCGAGCGACGTGAAAGAAGCTGCCAAGGAGCTCAAAGTTGCTGAAGGATATCAGAAGAAGACGATCAAGCGGAAGATCATCTTACTTCTGTTGCTTCTAATCGCCGCGGTAATCATATTGCTGGTCATCAAGCCCAAGAACCACGGGGGCTCACCACCCAGCCCCCCACCAAGCGAGGACGATTAG
- the APL4 gene encoding clathrin associated protein complex large subunit (COG:U; EggNog:ENOG503NU8A), which translates to MSSLKQFIRNVRAAKTIADERAVIQKESASIRASFREESADHGVRRNNVAKLLYLFTLGERTHFGQIECLKLLASPRFADKRLGHLATSLLLDENQEVLTLVTNSLQNDLQHSNQYVVGLALCTLGNIASVEMSRDLFSQIENLISTANPYIRRKAALCAMRICRKVPDLQEHFIEKASQLLSDRNHGVLLCGLTLVNSLCEADEAEGGEEGIVDKFKQFVPALVRILKGLASSGYAPEHDVTGITDPFLQVKLLRLLRVLARNDTQVTEQINDILAQVATNTDSSKNVGNSILYEAVRTILDIEADSGLRVLGVNILGKFLTNKDNNIRYVALNTLVKVVAIDTNAVQRHRNTILECLRDPDISIRRRALDLSFTLINESNVRVLIRELLAFLEVADNEFKPTMTTQIGVAADRYAPTKRWQFDTMLRVLSLAGNYVKEPILSSFVRLIATTPELQTYAVQKLYANLKMDITQESLTQAGAWCIGEYGDALLRGQYEEEELVKEVKEHEIVDLFSTILSSSYGTQVTTEYVITALVKLTTRFSEPAQIERIRRLLQNHQTSLDVEVQQRAVEFSNLFSYDDIRRGVLEKMPPPQIKESSRVLGEAAKKTKKADNRKSKSLKPKEEDLLFDLMGDSGPSAPSPVNGTQNADLLADILGGASAPAPTSSSPAPAQSNVASIMDLFSQGPTSTPPPGPAAAAPPPSAALFSMDAVPAPQAAAAPAAPVGYPCYDNNGLNVTIQTQRNAEGTVQAIARFKNTSGAPLSNVGLQAAVPKSQKLQLLSISSTDVAHGAEATQMMRVAGCKGPLRLRLKIGYTHPGAGQVMDVVAWQEPA; encoded by the exons ATGAGTTCCC TCAAGCAGTTCATCCGCAACGTACGCGCCGCGAAGACCATCGCCGACGAAAGAGCCGTCATTCAGAAAGAAAGCGCATCCATCCGTGCCAGCTTCAGGGAAGAGAGCGCAGACCACGGTGTCAG GCGGAACAATGTGGCCAAGCTACTCTACCTCTTCACGCTTGGCGAGCGCACTCATTTCGGCCAGATTGAGTGCTTGAAGCTTCTCGCATCACCTCGTTTCGCCGACAAGCGGTTAGGGCATTTGGCAACAAGTTTGCTGCTGGACGAGAACCAGGAGGTTCTCACCTTGGTCACCAACTCTCTCCAAAA TGACCTGCAACATTCTAATCAATACGTGGTCGGTCTTGCCTTGTGTACTCTCGGAAACATCGCCTCGGTCGAAATGTCGAGAGATTTGTTCAGTCAGATCGAGAACCTGATATCCACCGCGAACCCCTATATTCGACGAAAAGCAGCCCTCTGCGCCATGCGGATTTGTCGAAAAGTACCAGACCTACAAGAACACTTTATCGAAAAGGCGAGCCAGCTTCTGTCCGATAGGAATCACGGCGTGCTGCTCTGCGGCCTGACCTTGGTCAACAGTCTTTGCGAGGCCGACGAAGccgagggcggtgaggagggaatTGTCGACAAGTTCAAGCAGTTTGTCCCTGCTCTCGTGAGGATTCTGAAGGGGCTGGCATCCTCGGGATATGCCCCTGAGCACGACGTCACTGGAATTACAGACCCCTTCTTGCAGGTCAAGCTTCTGCGGTTGCTTCGTGTTTTGGCCCGCAATGATACCCAGGTAACAGAACAGATCAACGATATTCTCGCGCAGGTCGCGACCAACACCGACTCTTCCAAGAATGTTGGAAACTCGATTCTCTACGAGGCGGTACGGACGATTCTGGATATCGAGGCGGACTCTGGCTTGCGTGTTCTGGGTGTGAATATTCTGGGCAAGTTCTTGACGAACAAGGATAACAACATTCGCTACGTCGCGCTGAACACCTtggtcaaggtggtggcCATCGATACCAATGCCGTACAGAGACATCGGAACACTATTTTGGAGTGTCTGAGGGATCCCGATATCAGCATCAGGAGAAGAGCCTTGGACCTCAGCTTTACCCTCATCAACGAGAGCAATGTTCGGGTTCTCATTAGGGAACTGTTGGCATTCTTGGAGGTGGCTGATAACGAGTTTAAGCCAACCATGACCACCCAAATTGGCGTCGCTGCGGACCGTTATGCACCAACCAAGAGGTGGCAATTCGATACCATGTTGCGCGTGCTGAGCTTGGCGGGCAATTACGTGAAGGAGCCGATCTTGTCGTCCTTCGTTCGTCTTATCGCCACAACCCCTGAGCTTCAGACGTATGCCGTACAAAAGCTTTACGCGAATCTCAAAATGGACATCACACAGGAGAGCTTGACACAAGCCGGTGCTTGGTGTATTGGTGAGTATGGCGATGCTCTGCTCCGTGGTCAgtacgaggaggaggaattgGTGAAGGAAGTCAAGGAGCACGAAATCGTTGATCTGTTCTCCACCATTCTTAGCAGCAGTTATGGTACTCAGGTTACCACCGAGTATGTGATCACAGCCTTGGTCAAACTCACGACCAGGTTCTCCGAGCCAGCACAGATCGAACGGATACGGCGCCTGTTACAAAACCACCAGACAAGTTTGGACGTCGAGGTGCAACAACGTGCGGTTGAGTTCAGCAACCTGTTTTCATACGACGACATTCGCCGTGGTGTGCTCGAGAAGATGCCGCCTCCTCAGATCAAGGAATCATCACGAGTACTTGGCGAAgcggcgaagaagacgaagaaggcgGACAACAGGAAGTCCAAGTCTCTCAAGCCGAAAGAGGAGGATCTTCTTTTCGACCTCATGGGCGATAGCGGACCATCGGCCCCGTCGCCAGTCAATGGCACTCAGAACGCGGATTTGCTTGCGGATATTCTTGGAGGAGCCAGCGCCCCGGCTCCTACCAGCTCTTCGCCAGCTCCGGCACAGTCCAATGTGGCCTCGATCATGGATCTCTTTTCGCAAGGACCAACGTCCACGCCACCTCCCGGCCCGGCTGCTgccgcccctccacccagcGCTGCCCTCTTCTCCATGGATGCTGTCCCAGCACCACAGGCGGccgctgctcctgctgccccAGTTGGATACCCATGTTACGACAACAACGGCCTGAACGTGACTATCCAGACACAAAGAAACGCGGAAGGCACAGTTCAGGCCATCGCCAGATTCAAGAACACGTCTGGGGCCCCTCTCTCCAATGTTGGGCTGCAGGCTGCTGTGCCAAAATCACAGAAGTTGCAGTTACTCAGCATTTCATCGACAGATGTGGCGCATGGTGCTGAGGCCACACAAATGATGAGGGTAGCGGGTTGCAAGGGG CCTCTGCGCTTGCGCTTGAAGATTGGGTATACTCACCCCGGGGCGGGACAGGTAATGGATGTGGTTGCTTGGCAGGAGCCTGCTTAA
- the clc1 gene encoding Clathrin light chain (COG:U; BUSCO:EOG09264XOC; EggNog:ENOG503P0SF), with amino-acid sequence MADRFPSLEDFDSGAQTGVQDASEVPTTSNFLEREKAILGDDANQFATVEDAGFDEDDDDLLGGGISATGNNSAAFDSQFPDITSPNEGLTPPAGTATITGPSVSYNSGYNAYAQEEEEPQVIKEWREKRDAGNAKRAEQFAQQRAETVKEAQQNIDDFYENYNNKKEKTIAQSRKEAEQFLASREDTTSGGTSWERIAKIVDVSGKGAKGGASGSGKERFRELLVSLRKDEKAPGAEGY; translated from the exons ATGGCTGACAGATTCCCATCGTTGGAGGACTTCGACTCCGGCG CCCAGACCGGCGTCCAGGATGCCTCCGAGGTTCCCACTACCAGCAACTTCCTAGAGCGTGAGAAGGCCATTCTCGGTGACGACGCCAACCAGTTCGCGACAGTCGAGGACGCCGGCttcgacgaggatgacgacgacctgCTAGGAGGCGGCATCTCTGCCACCGGCAATAACAGTGCTGCGTTTGATAGCCAATTCCCTGACATCACCAGCCCAAATGAG GGCCTCACCCCCCCCGCCGgaaccgccaccatcaccggtCCCTCCGTCAGCTACAACTCCGGCTACAACGCTTACGcccaagaggaggaggagccccAAGTGATTAAGGAGTGGAGGGAGAAGCGGGACGCCGGCAACGCCAAGCGGGCAGAGCAGTTCGCCCAGCAGCGCGCCGAGACGGTCAAGGAGGCCCAGCAGAACATCGATGACTTCTACGAgaactacaacaacaagaaggagaaaacCATTGCCCAGTCAAGGAAGGAGGCTGAGCAGTTCCTGGCCAGCCGTGAGGACACCACATCGGGCGGCACCAGCTGGGAGCGCATCGCCAAGATCGTCGATGTGAGCGGCAAGGGCGCGAAGGGCGGTGCTTCGGGCTCTGGTAAGGAACGATTCAGGGAGTTGCTGGTCAGCTTACgcaaggacgagaaggccCCCGGTGCTGAGGGTTATTAA
- the SPT4 gene encoding transcription elongation factor spt4 (BUSCO:EOG09265BBJ; EggNog:ENOG503P572; COG:K), whose translation MKDPPPSRFPLAPPPQVICGPCHPCHPEPGSQSLPSQLRPHWWTSSCIFTNWLQLSLTYILSRIKGLTYSKPPLTSTTPHFTSLHFTSLHFTLSHPISHPLSSKMSENYVAPGQQRYLRACMVCSIVMTHQRFRDEGCPNCEEFLHLQGSSEQIESCTSSVFEGLIAIADPTKSWIAKYNRLDGYVRGTYANKVLGQLPDEIRTMLEEEYRIQYIPRDGSATEAD comes from the exons ATGAAAGATCCCCCCCCAAGCAGGTTTCCCCtcgctccaccaccacaagtcATATGTGGTCCGTGTCACCCATGTCACCCAGAGCCGGGGTCCCAGTCCCTGCCCAGCCAATTGCGCCCCCACTGGTGGACGTCTTCGTGCATCTTCACCAACTGGTTGCAACTCTCACTTACATACATCCTCTCACGCATCAAAGGCCTTACTTATTCAAAGCCCCCGCTCACTTCTACCACCCCCCACTTCACTTCACTTCACTTCACTTCACTTCACTTCACTCtttctcatcccatctctcaTCCCCTCTCATCCAAAATGTCTGAAAACTACGTCGCCCCCGGCCAACAGCGCTACCTTCGCGCCTGCATGGTCTGCAGCATAGTCATGACCCATCAGCGTTTCCGAGACGAAGGCTGCCCCAACTGCGAAGagttcctccacctccaaggCTCCAGCGAGCAAATCGAGTCCTGCACCTCGTCCGTCTTCGAGGgcctcatcgccatcgccgaccCGACCAAGTCCTGGATAGCCAAATACAACCGCCTCGACGGCTACGTCCGCGGCACCTACGCCAACAAGGTCCTCGGCCAGCTGCCAGACGAGATCCGCACcatgctggaggaggagtatagGATTCAGTATATCCC GCGCGATGGTAGCGCTACAGAGGCGGACTGA
- a CDS encoding hypothetical protein (EggNog:ENOG503P7JT; COG:S), whose protein sequence is MGLVDAPNKVPHQQRVYQAAYRAHTRIWRISPRSGLMLTPYYALMWGTFGASMYAMGRQVCGYKTWFGKN, encoded by the exons ATGGG TCTCGTCGACGCTCCCAACAAGGTCCCCCACCAGCAGCGGGTTTACCAGGCTGCCTACCGGGCTCACACTCGTATCTGGAGAATC AGCCCCCGCTCCGGCCTCATGCTCACCCCTTACTACGCCCTCATGTGGGGTACCTTCGGTG CCTCCATGTACGCCATGGGCCGTCAGGTTTGCGGTTACAAGACCTGGTTCGGCAAGAACTAA
- a CDS encoding hypothetical protein (EggNog:ENOG503P84R), translating into MSPILARLAARNVAFRGVQQQQRTFSVYKSLRQFARSFEHAPFERLPVSTNSAAADWGRQIKRVGKQGAVYFPAIGMILGWPYLAASGLDGRV; encoded by the exons atgTCTCCCATCCTTGCCCGCCTCGCCGCCCGCAACGTCGCCTTCCGCGGTgttcagcagcaacagagaACCTTCTCCGTCTACAAGTCCCTCCGGCAGTTCGCCCGCTCCTTCGAGCACGCCCCCTTTGAGCGTCTGCCCGTCTCGACCAactctgccgccgccgactgGGGGAGACAGATCAAGAGGGTTGGAAAGCAGGGTGCTGT TTACTTCCCTGCCATTGGCATGATCCTCGGGTGGCCATACCTTGCGGCTTCGGGTCTTGATGGTCGTGTTTAa